Proteins encoded in a region of the Candidatus Margulisiibacteriota bacterium genome:
- the atpH gene encoding ATP synthase F1 subunit delta, with product MYEWAKEDNLQWQLEKELYFLNKLIYSNYELRLFFEDSAVSAEHKKTILRELMPNASQLFSKLAELLVGEGHSNQLGKVSEQYTKLFTEMEKISLGQIVSAVPLDGKTIENAETILQKVFGRPIRLKNDVNPSILGGIIIKIIGGSMIDMSLKKTLAELRHSLASIPV from the coding sequence CTGTACGAGTGGGCCAAAGAGGACAACCTCCAGTGGCAGCTGGAAAAAGAACTATATTTCCTGAACAAACTGATCTACTCGAATTACGAACTGCGGCTCTTCTTCGAGGACTCGGCGGTCTCGGCCGAGCACAAGAAGACGATTTTGCGCGAGTTGATGCCGAACGCGTCGCAGTTGTTCAGCAAATTGGCCGAACTGCTGGTCGGCGAAGGACACAGCAACCAGCTCGGCAAAGTATCCGAACAATACACGAAACTATTTACTGAAATGGAAAAGATCTCCCTGGGCCAGATCGTTTCGGCGGTCCCGCTCGACGGTAAAACGATCGAGAACGCCGAAACCATCCTGCAAAAGGTCTTTGGCCGGCCGATCCGGCTGAAGAACGACGTTAACCCGTCGATCCTGGGTGGAATAATAATTAAGATCATCGGCGGTTCGATGATCGATATGAGCCTGAAGAAAACCCTGGCCGAACTTAGGCATTCATTGGCCAGCATCCCAGTCTAG
- the atpE gene encoding ATP synthase F0 subunit C, giving the protein MGPIDFATLGAGLSIGLAGIGAGIGVGLIGQKAIESMSRQPEMAGQIRTTAILFIAFVEAIALYALVISLLLVLLK; this is encoded by the coding sequence ATGGGACCAATTGATTTCGCGACTTTAGGGGCTGGATTATCGATCGGATTAGCGGGGATCGGGGCCGGGATCGGCGTCGGCTTGATCGGCCAAAAAGCGATCGAATCGATGAGCCGCCAGCCGGAAATGGCCGGCCAGATCAGAACGACCGCCATCTTGTTCATCGCGTTCGTCGAAGCGATCGCCCTTTACGCTCTGGTCATTTCCCTGCTTCTGGTACTGTTAAAGTAA
- the atpA gene encoding F0F1 ATP synthase subunit alpha has translation MTDTKNYHNISEAIKKRIEEFEAQATVDEVGIVLESGDGIARIRGLSSAQVGGMIEFPNNVYGLVSNLERDEITAMILAGHVSVREGDWAKNLHRLMEVPVGDALLGRVVNGLGQPLDGKGPINTSRTRPVEAPAPSVVDRQPVIEPLQTGYKIIDALIPIGRGQRELIIGDRSTGKSTIAIDTIINQKDQNVICIYVAIGQKTSTVVETVGTLNKHGAMAYTIIVDAPASDPAALQYLAPFSGTAMGEEFMHQGKDVLIVYDDLSKHATAYRMISLLLRRPPGREAYPGDVFYLHSRLLERSAKLSQAKGGGSLTALPMIETQLGDVSAYIPTNVISITDGQIFLSNDYFNQGIRPAIDVGISVSRVGGKAQIKAMRKVSGSLKLELARYREKQSFEMFSSELEKETQDLLAKGALLVEALKQNKHDPLPVEEQIAFLYGLSNNHFNNWPKDKVKENKVRFFDFIRTRGAQVLESIRTTKDITPETETALKELVQSFLKTIK, from the coding sequence ATGACGGACACAAAAAATTATCATAATATTTCGGAAGCGATCAAAAAACGGATCGAAGAGTTCGAAGCGCAAGCGACGGTCGACGAGGTCGGGATCGTCCTGGAATCCGGCGACGGGATCGCCCGCATCCGGGGTCTCTCTTCGGCGCAGGTCGGCGGGATGATCGAATTCCCCAACAACGTTTACGGCCTGGTCAGCAATCTGGAACGGGACGAGATCACCGCCATGATCCTGGCCGGCCACGTCAGTGTCCGCGAAGGCGACTGGGCCAAGAATCTCCACCGCCTGATGGAAGTCCCCGTCGGCGATGCTTTGCTAGGCCGGGTCGTTAACGGCCTCGGCCAGCCGCTCGACGGCAAAGGCCCGATCAACACCAGCCGGACCCGGCCGGTTGAAGCCCCCGCCCCATCGGTCGTCGACCGCCAACCAGTCATTGAACCGCTCCAGACCGGCTACAAGATCATTGACGCCCTGATCCCGATCGGCCGCGGCCAGCGCGAGTTGATCATCGGCGACCGCTCGACCGGCAAGAGCACCATCGCCATCGACACGATCATCAACCAGAAGGACCAGAACGTCATCTGTATTTACGTGGCGATCGGCCAGAAGACTTCGACCGTCGTGGAAACGGTCGGCACCCTGAACAAGCACGGCGCGATGGCCTACACGATCATCGTCGACGCTCCCGCCTCCGACCCGGCCGCCCTGCAATACCTCGCCCCCTTCTCCGGGACCGCCATGGGAGAAGAATTCATGCACCAGGGGAAGGACGTCCTGATCGTTTACGACGATCTCTCCAAGCACGCCACCGCCTACCGAATGATCTCTCTCTTGCTCCGCCGCCCGCCGGGTCGCGAAGCGTATCCGGGGGATGTTTTCTATCTCCACTCCCGCCTGCTGGAGCGCTCGGCCAAACTAAGCCAAGCCAAAGGGGGCGGCTCGCTGACAGCGCTCCCCATGATCGAGACCCAGCTCGGCGACGTCTCGGCCTATATCCCGACCAACGTGATCTCCATTACCGACGGTCAGATCTTCCTCTCCAATGATTATTTCAACCAGGGGATCAGGCCGGCGATCGACGTCGGCATCTCCGTTTCCCGCGTCGGCGGCAAGGCACAGATCAAAGCGATGCGTAAAGTCTCCGGTAGTCTCAAGCTGGAGCTCGCCCGCTACCGGGAAAAACAATCGTTTGAAATGTTCTCGTCCGAGCTGGAAAAAGAGACTCAAGACCTTTTGGCCAAAGGGGCCCTGCTGGTCGAAGCGCTCAAGCAGAACAAACATGACCCGCTCCCGGTCGAGGAACAGATCGCGTTCCTTTACGGCCTCTCCAATAACCATTTCAACAATTGGCCAAAAGATAAGGTCAAGGAAAATAAGGTCCGCTTTTTCGACTTTATCCGGACCCGCGGGGCGCAGGTGCTGGAAAGCATCCGGACGACCAAAGACATCACGCCGGAGACCGAAACGGCCCTGAAAGAACTGGTCCAAAGTTTCCTTAAAACAATAAAATGA
- the atpB gene encoding F0F1 ATP synthase subunit A translates to MVDILEHFRAPVYYHLQLFGFDLSITKAVVSMWVAVLLIFVFFRVAIGRLATIPGKMQSLAEVSVEVMREQLADVLGHDTKKWFPFLFTLFLFILACNFSGLVPEWFSATANINVTGALALMVITIATIAGILKHGFFGYFRSFIPGGIPPAVLPLLIPIEILSQLARPFSLAVRLFANVFAGHTVLLAFISIILVFKNIYIAPLPLIGHILVSVLEVLFAFIQAYIFMFLSAVYVAEATSEGH, encoded by the coding sequence ATGGTCGACATTCTCGAACACTTTAGGGCGCCCGTTTATTACCACCTTCAGCTTTTTGGTTTTGATCTTTCCATAACTAAGGCGGTCGTCAGCATGTGGGTCGCCGTCCTTTTGATCTTCGTCTTTTTCCGGGTCGCCATCGGCCGCTTGGCCACGATCCCCGGCAAAATGCAAAGCCTGGCCGAAGTCAGCGTCGAAGTCATGCGGGAACAGCTGGCCGACGTGCTGGGCCACGACACCAAGAAATGGTTCCCTTTTCTTTTCACCCTTTTTCTCTTTATCCTGGCTTGTAATTTTTCCGGCCTGGTCCCGGAATGGTTCTCGGCCACCGCCAATATCAACGTGACCGGCGCCCTGGCTCTTATGGTCATCACCATCGCCACGATCGCCGGCATCCTTAAGCACGGCTTCTTTGGCTATTTCCGCTCTTTTATCCCCGGCGGGATTCCCCCGGCGGTTTTGCCCCTTTTAATCCCGATCGAGATCTTGAGCCAGCTGGCCCGCCCCTTTTCCCTGGCGGTTCGTTTATTCGCCAACGTTTTCGCCGGGCACACCGTCTTGCTTGCTTTCATCTCGATAATTTTGGTTTTCAAGAACATCTACATTGCCCCTCTCCCCTTGATCGGCCATATTCTGGTCTCGGTGCTGGAGGTCTTGTTCGCGTTCATTCAAGCTTATATTTTTATGTTCCTGTCGGCAGTTTACGTGGCTGAAGCAACGAGCGAAGGCCACTAA
- the atpF gene encoding F0F1 ATP synthase subunit B, whose translation MFELETGLIFWTLISFGTLLFLMWRFVFPPLMKFLEEREAFFAKRLADSEKIKKDTEVMLRLYEERMKEASREVSELKEQARTEAQILRNKLVTEARLEAKSLRDVALQEISKEHRKALEEIRNQSAALVADATAKVINKTLTGEDQQRLVQESLRELEKELSPGT comes from the coding sequence ATGTTCGAACTGGAAACCGGCTTGATCTTTTGGACGCTGATCAGCTTTGGAACATTGCTGTTCCTGATGTGGCGCTTTGTCTTCCCGCCCCTGATGAAGTTCCTGGAAGAACGGGAAGCGTTCTTCGCCAAACGCCTGGCCGATTCGGAAAAGATCAAGAAGGACACCGAAGTAATGCTCCGCCTCTACGAAGAGCGGATGAAAGAAGCGAGCCGGGAAGTTTCCGAATTAAAGGAGCAAGCTCGGACCGAAGCCCAGATCCTCCGCAATAAACTGGTGACCGAGGCGCGCCTCGAGGCCAAGTCACTCCGCGACGTCGCTTTGCAGGAGATCTCCAAGGAACACCGCAAGGCGCTGGAAGAGATCCGCAATCAGTCGGCCGCGCTGGTCGCCGACGCGACCGCCAAGGTCATCAACAAAACGCTGACCGGCGAAGACCAACAGCGATTGGTCCAAGAAAGCCTGCGCGAACTGGAAAAGGAGCTCTCCCCTGGAACTTGA